Proteins encoded by one window of Candidatus Nitrosocosmicus hydrocola:
- a CDS encoding urease accessory protein UreE, translating to MLTVTTIIGNVKNNLDLNQKYKESLNKNTLETITIQRSETEKVRMRKVSDKETDVGFILPSRTHLRDGDVVFLDDTKMIIIKLSPELVAILNIKKNIAPPHKDDGGDSNKSNHDHDHDHDHDLTNVAIKVGHTIGNLHRPLKISDGNIIFPIQTPDEINLFLRLLSGLKDYVEIRTETLIFEPDQGFDIHAH from the coding sequence TGTTAACCGTTACAACCATTATAGGAAATGTCAAAAATAATCTAGACTTGAATCAAAAGTATAAAGAGTCATTAAATAAAAATACCCTCGAAACCATAACAATTCAGAGATCTGAAACTGAAAAAGTTAGGATGAGAAAAGTTTCAGATAAAGAAACTGATGTAGGATTTATTTTGCCCTCTAGGACTCATTTGAGAGATGGGGATGTAGTATTTTTAGACGATACTAAAATGATAATCATAAAATTATCTCCAGAGCTTGTGGCTATTCTGAATATCAAAAAGAATATTGCTCCTCCTCATAAGGATGATGGTGGGGACAGCAACAAGAGTAACCATGACCATGACCATGACCATGACCATGACCTTACAAATGTCGCAATAAAAGTTGGTCACACCATTGGAAACTTACATAGACCGCTGAAAATCAGTGATGGTAATATTATATTTCCTATTCAAACTCCAGATGAGATAAATCTATTTTTAAGGCTCCTGTCTGGCTTAAAAGACTATGTAGAAATTAGAACAGAAACTCTTATTTTCGAACCCGATCAAGGATTTGATATTCATGCACACTGA
- a CDS encoding urease accessory protein UreF, with amino-acid sequence MHTDKNEGPSQTSISIDDLSFLQLSDSFFPTGLYTTSNGLELLFYNKNRKLSYGEISDFIKAYLVQQMGPTDCCVIGNIYDSLQKKDFPSLLDLDITYYFMRLIDETRSASTRSGIQFLRCVSTFVKENENLTFYSKSIKDGLAKGVFPVSYAIGCNSLNLTKEKSGLMLLYGFVVSVIGAALRLGILQHYEGQMMINELKPVMLDTVLKNIKQPANEMWQFIPQLDIIQMHHEQMDSKMFIT; translated from the coding sequence ATGCACACTGACAAGAACGAGGGGCCGTCACAAACTTCTATATCTATTGATGATCTAAGTTTTTTACAATTATCTGATTCTTTTTTTCCAACTGGATTATATACTACCTCGAACGGATTGGAACTCCTGTTTTATAATAAAAATAGAAAACTATCATATGGTGAAATTTCAGATTTTATAAAGGCCTACCTAGTTCAACAAATGGGACCCACCGACTGTTGTGTTATAGGGAATATATATGATAGTCTACAAAAGAAGGATTTTCCTTCACTTTTAGATTTGGATATTACATATTATTTCATGAGATTGATAGATGAAACCCGCTCTGCCTCAACTAGGTCAGGTATTCAATTTTTAAGATGTGTCTCTACATTTGTAAAAGAAAATGAAAATCTGACCTTTTATTCAAAAAGCATAAAGGACGGCCTGGCCAAGGGCGTTTTTCCTGTGTCATACGCAATAGGTTGTAATTCTTTGAATTTAACAAAAGAGAAGTCTGGTTTGATGTTACTATATGGTTTTGTGGTTAGCGTTATAGGAGCGGCACTTCGGTTAGGCATTCTTCAGCATTATGAAGGACAAATGATGATCAATGAATTAAAGCCTGTGATGTTAGATACGGTATTAAAAAATATCAAACAACCTGCTAATGAAATGTGGCAATTTATTCCACAGCTAGATATAATCCAAATGCATCATGAGCAGATGGATTCAAAAATGTTTATAACTTGA
- the ureG gene encoding urease accessory protein UreG yields the protein MALLRIPRIGIGGPVGSGKTMLIEQLVPILKKEGYDVGIISNDVVSREDADRMRKNLATEKGLMPEDLVIGIATGGCPHTAVREDPSINISVVEEMEAKHPNLDLIIIESGGDNITTTFSPALADYFIYIIDVSGGDKYPRKRGLGIETSDLLVINKIDIASFIGADLSIMERDAKVVRNDKPYVFVNSKTGQGVKKVAEQIVKDVLFDAPPKSVAVS from the coding sequence GTGGCACTTTTAAGAATTCCCAGAATTGGCATAGGGGGGCCTGTTGGCTCAGGCAAAACAATGTTAATTGAACAATTGGTTCCTATTTTAAAGAAAGAAGGATATGATGTTGGAATCATTTCTAATGATGTAGTTTCTCGAGAAGATGCGGACAGGATGAGAAAAAACCTTGCCACCGAAAAAGGGCTAATGCCTGAAGATCTCGTTATAGGAATAGCTACTGGAGGTTGTCCTCATACAGCAGTGAGAGAAGATCCATCAATTAATATCTCTGTGGTCGAGGAAATGGAAGCCAAACATCCTAATCTTGACTTAATAATAATCGAGAGCGGTGGTGATAATATAACTACCACCTTTAGTCCAGCTCTTGCTGATTATTTCATATACATTATAGATGTTTCCGGAGGTGATAAATATCCTAGAAAACGTGGCCTTGGAATAGAAACATCTGATCTGCTTGTGATTAACAAAATTGACATTGCATCCTTTATCGGTGCTGATTTGAGCATTATGGAACGAGACGCAAAAGTGGTTCGAAATGATAAACCATATGTTTTTGTTAATAGTAAAACTGGTCAAGGCGTCAAAAAGGTTGCTGAACAAATAGTAAAAGATGTATTGTTTGATGCACCACCAAAATCAGTTGCCGTTAGTTAA
- a CDS encoding urease accessory protein UreD, which produces MSVYNLSYCTPDNIPAEVLNYDSALEQMGVGQAGKLGILQLKLEKDSIVNKTSIKYQHYKVPLCIKRAMYLEETCPEMAYIYIISPSGGILQGDRFRMDIELTNSAKAHVTTQSATRIYRMNKNFGTQIINLDVDKNCYLEYIPDQIIPYRDSRFYQVSNIKVHDEATCIYSEILTPGRVASNESFEYDICYMRVKSVNQNNKLRLIDIAKIEPKRENVKSFGVLNNYDILGNIYILTPGDKINLIQNEILETISGIKNVIGGCTRLPDNNGLLIRLLGSYVYDIRNLIYSIVGIVRKNVLNVSFSGIRKI; this is translated from the coding sequence ATGAGTGTGTATAATCTTTCTTATTGTACTCCCGACAATATCCCTGCCGAGGTATTAAATTATGATAGTGCTTTAGAGCAGATGGGGGTTGGACAAGCCGGTAAATTAGGTATTTTACAACTAAAGTTAGAAAAGGATTCCATAGTTAACAAGACCTCAATAAAATATCAACACTATAAGGTTCCTCTTTGTATAAAGCGGGCAATGTATCTTGAGGAAACTTGTCCTGAAATGGCTTATATCTATATAATATCTCCGTCTGGGGGAATATTACAAGGTGATAGGTTTAGAATGGATATTGAACTTACAAATTCGGCCAAGGCTCATGTTACTACGCAGAGCGCAACTCGCATTTATAGAATGAACAAGAATTTTGGAACCCAAATAATAAATTTAGATGTTGATAAGAACTGTTACCTCGAATATATTCCTGATCAGATAATCCCTTACAGAGATTCTCGATTCTACCAGGTATCAAACATTAAAGTTCATGATGAAGCGACCTGTATATACTCTGAGATATTAACTCCGGGTAGAGTAGCAAGCAACGAGTCATTTGAATATGATATTTGCTACATGAGGGTCAAATCGGTGAACCAAAATAACAAGTTAAGATTAATTGATATAGCAAAAATAGAACCTAAAAGGGAAAATGTCAAATCCTTTGGGGTGTTAAATAATTACGATATTTTGGGAAATATCTATATTTTGACTCCAGGAGATAAAATAAACCTCATACAAAATGAAATTTTGGAAACTATTTCAGGAATAAAAAATGTAATTGGTGGCTGTACTAGACTACCTGATAATAATGGCCTGCTAATAAGACTGCTTGGTTCATATGTTTATGATATTAGAAATTTGATATATTCAATAGTTGGAATTGTCAGAAAAAATGTATTGAATGTTTCATTTAGCGGGATTCGAAAAATCTAA
- a CDS encoding metal ABC transporter substrate-binding protein yields MSKPFFNSSKSKSKSILCITFALVLSILFIGSTNFESSQNTFALNKTLNVVTSVAPITNIVKNIGGDKINLIGLVPEGVNSHTYEPVPSDIVKLGEADLVIINGLYLEDPMERIVNTSLNTNRNIQLLKLGDNTVSPTEWVFDFSFPRDQGHPNPHLWLNPIYAMKFANLTKDKLIEMDPNNSAYYTENADKYVTLLKKLDNGIKEATQSVPPENRKLITYHDSWAYFAPRYNMTVIGAVQPSDFSEPSPLDIAKLIDQIKAENVSAIFASEVFSNRITDQIADESGIEIVQTLSDDALPGNLTAPNHTYVGMMLENMENMIVPLGGNVSSLSDINPANTYAP; encoded by the coding sequence ATGTCAAAACCTTTTTTCAATAGTTCAAAGTCAAAGTCAAAGTCAATTCTTTGTATAACATTCGCATTAGTATTATCTATTTTGTTTATTGGATCTACAAATTTTGAGTCAAGTCAAAACACTTTTGCACTCAACAAAACTTTGAATGTAGTTACTTCCGTAGCCCCTATTACTAACATAGTCAAAAATATAGGAGGCGACAAAATAAATCTTATAGGTCTTGTTCCAGAAGGAGTTAATTCCCATACATATGAACCAGTCCCATCTGATATTGTAAAATTAGGAGAAGCAGATCTAGTGATAATAAATGGTCTTTATCTCGAAGATCCTATGGAAAGGATCGTAAATACATCATTAAACACGAATCGCAATATTCAATTACTCAAACTTGGAGACAATACTGTTAGTCCCACAGAATGGGTGTTTGATTTTAGTTTCCCAAGAGATCAAGGCCATCCTAACCCGCACTTGTGGCTTAATCCAATATATGCAATGAAATTTGCCAATCTAACCAAAGATAAACTAATTGAGATGGATCCAAATAACAGTGCATACTACACAGAGAATGCTGACAAATATGTTACTTTGTTAAAGAAACTGGATAATGGAATAAAAGAAGCAACCCAAAGCGTTCCTCCTGAGAATAGAAAATTAATTACATATCATGATTCTTGGGCCTATTTTGCTCCTAGATATAACATGACTGTAATAGGAGCAGTACAACCGTCTGACTTTTCAGAACCATCACCACTTGATATTGCAAAATTGATTGATCAGATCAAAGCAGAAAATGTTTCGGCTATATTTGCCTCCGAAGTCTTTTCAAACCGAATCACGGATCAAATAGCCGATGAATCTGGTATCGAAATAGTACAAACTTTAAGTGATGACGCATTACCGGGTAATCTGACAGCTCCTAATCATACATATGTTGGGATGATGCTTGAAAATATGGAAAACATGATAGTCCCGTTGGGAGGAAATGTTAGTAGCCTTTCTGATATAAATCCAGCAAACACCTACGCACCTTAA